From Daucus carota subsp. sativus chromosome 6, DH1 v3.0, whole genome shotgun sequence, the proteins below share one genomic window:
- the LOC108225145 gene encoding uncharacterized protein LOC108225145 — MLTVWFNLKRSLHCKEATDVHVPKPKRELSNIFTKKSRRSGCSRSISNLKDVIHGSKLHSENPVNCSPRSIGSSEFVNPMSHEVILSNSRFELKISGFGGVLEDAGNDGGVGSLRPGTPGPGGHHGMQNFNPSFRNSTATPPRLSALEGSRRGVLNSRGGHGNSVKARPFVETDTNGLTSSMTCHKCGEVFGQWKALEAHHMSKHAVTELVEGDSSRKIVEIICRSSWLKTENHCGRIEKVLKVHNMQKMLARFEEYREMVKIQASKLQTKHPRCIADGNELLRFYGTTVACSLGINGCTSLCLADKCCVCRIIRNGSSSKREFKGGIGVFTTSTSQRALESIEINVNDHTVRKALIVCRVIAGRVHKPLENIQDIAGQSGFDSLAGKVGLHSNIEELYLLNPRALLPCFVVICKT, encoded by the exons ATGCTGACAGTGTGGTTTAATTTGAAGAGATCTTTGCATTGCAAAGAGGCAACTGATGTTCATGTACCAAAACCTAAGAGAGAATTAAGCAACATTTTCACTAAGAAATCAAGAAGATCAGGGTGTTCTAGGTCTATTTCTAATCTTAAGGATGTTATTCATGGGAGTAAATTGCACTCTGAAAATCCTGTTAATTGTAGTCCAAGATCCATTGGGAGTAGTGAATTTGTGAACCCCATGAGCCATGAAGTGATTTTGAGTAATTCAAGATTTGAGCTTAAGATCAGTGGGTTTGGTGGGGTTCTAGAAGATGCTGGTAATGATGGTGGTGTTGGTTCTTTAAGGCCAGGGACGCCAGGGCCTGGAGGGCATCATGGAATGCAGAATTTTAATCCTTCATTCAGGAACTCAACAGCAACCCCTCCAAGATTGTCTGCACTGGAAGGGTCTAGAAGAGGGGTTTTGAATTCGAGGGGCGGACATGGGAATTCTGTGAAAGCTAGGCCGTTTGTCGAGACGGATACTAATGGTTTGACATCCTCAATGACATGTCATAAGTGTGGAGAGGTGTTTGGGCAATGGAAAGCTCTTGAAGCTCATCATATGTCAAAGCATGCTG TTACTGAACTTGTGGAGGGAGACTCATCTAGGAAAATTGTAGAAATAATTTGCCGGTCAAGCTGGTTAAAGACCGAAAATCATTGTGGCCGAATTGAGAAGGTATTGAAAGTTCACAACATGCAAAAAATGCTGGCTCGCTTTGAAGAATATAGGGAAATGGTAAAGATCCAGGCTAGCAAACTCCAAACAAAACATCCTCGCTGTATTGCAGACGGTAATGAACTTTTGAGGTTTTACGGCACAACCGTGGCATGCTCACTTGGCATAAATGGCTGCACCAGTCTATGCTTAGCTGACAAATGCTGCGTTTGTCGAATAATAAGAAACGGATCATCCAGCAAAAGAGAATTCAAGGGTGGAATAGGTGTTTTCACGACATCCACCAGTCAAAGAGCTTTGGAATCAATAGAAATTAATGTAAATGATCACACCGTGAGGAAAGCCTTGATAGTTTGCAGAGTTATAGCTGGGAGGGTACACAAACCTTTAGAGAACATCCAAGATATAGCTGGTCAGTCGGGATTTGATTCGTTGGCTGGTAAGGTTGGTCTTCATTCTAATATCGAAGAACTTTATTTGCTGAATCCCAGAGCTCTTCTTCCCTGTTTTGTGGTGATCTGCAAAACCTGA
- the LOC108224681 gene encoding calcium/calmodulin-regulated receptor-like kinase 1, whose product MKALSSGLIIGVSIGVVIGVLLAICAFFCFRIHSKRSQIGNSSSRRAATLPIRTNGADSCTVLSDSSFGTADSPKISVNNNGMSSWLGGLKKANVLSASGILEYSYKDLQKATCNFTALIGQGAFGPVYKAQMSTGEVVAVKMLATDSKQGEKEFHTEVILLGRLHHRNLVNLIGYCAEKGQHMLIYVYMSKGSLASHLYGEKHEPLSWNLRVQIALDVARGVEYLHDGAVPSVIHRDIKSSNILLDQSMGARVADFGLSREDMINRHASNVRGTFGYLDPEYISSRTFTKKSDVYSFGVLLFELIAGRNPQQGLMEYVELAAMNTDGKVGWEEIVDPNLGGKFDDQELNDVAALAYKCVNAVSKKRPSMRDNVQVLSRILKHRHGRNHLKHSLSTAADELTINMDQLESRSKLTQHQRDESMDSSIADSCEL is encoded by the exons ATGAAAGCCTTGTCATCAGGTCTGATAATCGGGGTATCGATAGGAGTTGTGATTGGTGTGCTTTTGGCAATATGTGCATTTTTCTGCTTTAGGATCCATAGTAAACGTTCCCAGATTGGAAACAGTAGTTCTCGCCGTGCTGCTACTCTTCCAATTCGAACAAATGGTGCTGATTCTTGCACTGTTTTATCCGACTCGTCTTTTGGAACAGCTGATTCGCCTAAAATTTCTGTGAATAATAATGGCATGTCTTCTTGGCTTGGAGGGCTTAAAAAGGCTAATGTGCTTTCTGCTTCGGGGATATTGGAGTACTCTTACAA GGATTTGCAGAAAGCGACATGTAATTTTACAGCTTTGATTGGCCAAGGGGCATTTGGTCCTGTTTACAAAGCTCAAATGTCAACTGGTGAGGTTGTTGCTGTTAAAATGCTTGCAACTGATTCTAAGCAAGGGGAAAAAGAGTTCCACACGGAG GTTATATTATTGGGGAGACTACATCACAGAAACCTTGTCAATTTGATTGGATACTGTGCAGAAAAGGGGCAACATATGCTAATATATGTCTACATGAGTAAGGGTAGCCTGGCTTCTCACTTGTATG GTGAGAAGCATGAACCATTAAGCTGGAATCTGAGGGTCCAAATTGCTCTGGACGTGGCAAGGGGGGTGGAGTATCTTCATGATGGG GCAGTTCCTTCCGTGATACACCGGGATATCAAATCTTCCAATATCTTGTTGGATCAGTCCATGGGAGCCAGG GTAGCTGATTTTGGACTTTCAAGGGAAGATATGATAAACAGACATGCATCGAATGTACGTGGAACTTTTGGATATCTAGATCCAGAATATATATCATCTCGGACGTTCACCAAAAAGAGTGATGTTTACAGTTTTGGAGTATTACTCTTTGAACTTATTGCAGGAAGGAATCCACAACAGGGTTTAATGGAGTACGTTGAGCTT GCGGCAATGAACACTGACGGGAAAGTTGGGTGGGAGGAAATAGTTGATCCTAATCTTGGTGGGAAGTTTGATGATCAAGAACTGAACGATGTGGCGGCTCTTGCATATAAATGTGTTAACGCTGTATCTAAGAAACGGCCGTCAATGAGGGACAATGTTCAGGTTCTTTCACGGATTCTCAAACATAGGCATGGGAGAAATCATCTCAAACATTCATTATCCACTGCTGCCGATGAGCTTACAATCAATATGGACCAGTTAGAAAGTAGGAGTAAATTGACCCAACACCAACGAGATGAGTCTATGGACAGCAGCATAGCTGACTCTTGTGAACTCTAA
- the LOC108226451 gene encoding probable histone H2A.3 gives MAGRGKSLGGSSAVKKSTSRSSKAGLQFPVGRIARFLKAGKYAERVGAGAPVYLAAVLEYLAAEVLELAGNAARDNKKTRVVPRHIQLAVRNDEELSKLLGTVTIANGGVMPNIHAHLLPKKASSASSKIGADDD, from the exons ATGGCCGGCCGAGGAAAGTCACTAGGCGGCAGCAGTGCCGTCAAGAAATCGACATCTCGCAGCAGCAAAGCCGGCCTTCAATTCCCCGTTGGTCGCATTGCTCGCTTTCTCAAGGCCGGCAAGTACGCCGAGCGTGTTGGCGCTGGTGCTCCCGTTTATCTCGCTGCCGTTCTCGAGTACCTTGCTGCTGAG GTTCTGGAATTGGCTGGGAATGCGGCGAGAGATAACAAGAAGACGAGAGTTGTTCCCAGGCACATTCAGCTAGCTGTTCGGAATGATGAGGAGTTGAGTAAGCTATTGGGGACGGTTACTATTGCTAATGGTGGAGTCATGCCCAACATTCATGCTCATTTGTTGCCCAAGAAGGCTTCATCCGCTTCCTCCAAAATCGGTGCTGATGATGATTAG